A section of the Salmo salar chromosome ssa05, Ssal_v3.1, whole genome shotgun sequence genome encodes:
- the LOC106604657 gene encoding smoothelin-like protein 1: protein MFQKKLDKQTKEVHQTMDDVSLHQEDSGNDARANQMEDNNNNQTEREAPVQECDPPKREHLAEDTVGGHGVKSGANRAKTPEQATGASIGNIEESQPVTNTNEVNGEETCKGEEGPCHGADTGETEDPKLVNGEGEIEMEEHKNRKGQEVVKNGEIEKKKEELKEDKEKGGENNARKEGKGGKIEKRKGDEEKRKDRKIKAGKGEAGKGVSGKGEAEGGKGEAGKGEAEGGKAPENKSKPVKEKEGAGGGKVKEKSKEVEKQGKTKRKSGLNPTASTPSSAAPSVARPRNSARSARMSRKNDIIAKFQQNAPETPVVCNFKLQRSSMAVASGASIKQKVLSWCANKTRNYEGVSIENFSSSWCDGLAFCALIHRFFPDAFDFSALNASEREKNFTLAFNTAETMADCYPLLEVGDMLLMGNRPDPMCVFTYVQALCHHLSKIEMEKKDKEKKDTAEEKKSEKMTDGEVETTTEKKEEESVGGENKGKDGKEKESEASSAVEGEKEKEREEREVAVLVEAQA from the exons ATGTTTCAGAAGAAGTTGGACAAACAGACAAAGGAAGTCCACCAAACCATGGACGATGTATCACTCCACCAGGAGGATTCTGGGAACGATGCAAGAGCCAACCAGATGGAGGACAACAACAataatcag acagagagagaagctccaGTCCAGGAGTGTGACCCCCCGAAGAGAGAGCACCTGGCGGAGGACACAGTGGGAGGTCATGGGGTCAAGTCAGGAGCTAATAGGGCGAAAACTCCAGAACAGGCAACAGGGGCTAGCATTGGAAACATAGAGGAGTCTCAGCCAGTAACCAACACCAATGAGGTTAATGGTGAAGAGACTTGTAAGGGTGAGGAAGGGCCGTGTCATGGTGCAGACACCGGAGAAACAGAAGACCCCAAATTGGTGAacggagagggggagatagagatggaggagCACAAGAATAGGAAGGGACAAGAGGTGGTCAAGAATGGAGAGAttgagaaaaagaaagaggagCTGAAAGAGGAcaaagagaaggggggagaaaaCAATGCCAGGAAAGAGGGGAAGGGGGGAAAAATAGAAAAGAGAAAAGGAGATGAAGAGAAGAGGAAAGACAGAAAAATAAAGGCAGGGAAGGGAGAGGCAGGGAAGGGAGTGTCAGGgaaaggagaggcagagggagggaagggagaggcaggtaagggagaggcagagggagggaaggcACCAGAGAACAAGAGCAAACCAGTAAAAGAAAAGGAAGGGGCAGGAGGAGGAAAGGTTAAAGAGAAAAGCAAGGAGGTGGAGAAGCAAGGGAAGACCAAAAGAAAGAGTGGCTTGAATCCCACCGCCTCTACTCCATCCTCTGCAGCGCCCTCTGTGGCCCGACCCCGGAACTCTGCCCGCTCTGCCCGGATGTCCAGAAAAAATGACATCATAGCAAAGTTCCAGCAAAATGCACCTGA GACACCCGTTGTCTGCAACTTCAAACTTCAGAGATCATCTATGGCTGTGGCAAGTGGGGCATCAATCAAACAGAAAGTGCTTTCATGGTGTGCCAACAAAACACGCAACTATGAG GGCGTTTCCATAGAGAACTTCTCATCTTCATGGTGTGATGGGCTGGCGTTCTGTGCACTCATCCATCGCTTCTTCCCAGATGCTTTTGACTTCTCAGCCCTGAACGcatctgagagagagaagaacttcACCCTGGCCTTCAACACAGCAGA gaccatGGCTGACTGCTACCCCCTGTTGGAGGTTGGTGATATGCTTCTGATGGGGAACAGACCAGATCCTATGTGTGTGTTCACCTACGTCCAGGCCCTCTGTCATCACCTCTCCAAAATAGagatggagaagaaggacaaggagAAGAAGGACACAGCAGAGGAAAAGAAGAGTGAAAAGATGACCGACGGAGAGGTAGAAACCACTacagagaagaaagaggaggagagcgtgGGAGGGGAGAACAAAGGAAAAGatgggaaagagaaagaaagcgagGCGAGCTCAgcggtggagggagagaaagagaaagagagagaggaaagagaagttGCAGTGTTAGTTGAAGCGCAGGCTTAA